From one Cynocephalus volans isolate mCynVol1 chromosome X, mCynVol1.pri, whole genome shotgun sequence genomic stretch:
- the RIPPLY1 gene encoding protein ripply1, which produces MNPAAPAAAAPVPALAPAPALAQAPLALPGLLGPSPLLSSGQGVDRSERRAYLWRPWLSSTSDPPRQVRKLVDLATGGATAAEATKAESQFHHPVRLFWPKSRSFDYLYSAGEILLHNFPVQATINLYEDSDSEEEEEDEEEDKEEEEEEKADEKGPEGCVGVPGSAPHRDTAHSLPHP; this is translated from the exons ATGAACCCTGCTGCTCCCGCTGCTGCTGCGCCTGTCCCAGCCCTGGCCCCAGCTCCGGCCCTAGCACAAGCCCCCCTGGCACTTCCTGGCCTGTTAGGCCCATCGCCCCTTCTCTCCTCTGGACAAGGTGTAGATCGGAGTGAAAG AAGAGCTTATCTTTGGAGGCCCTGGCTCTCCTCCACAAGTGACCCCCCAAGGCAGGTGAGGAAGCTGGTGGATTTG GCCACTGGTGGGGCAACAGCTGCTGAGGCCACCAAGGCTGAGTCCCAATTCCATCACCCCGTCAG GCTCTTCTGGCCTAAATCCCGCTCCTTTGACTACCTATACAGTGCTGGGGAGATTTTGCTGCATAACTTCCCTGTCCAGGCAACCATCAACCTGTATGAAGACTCAGACAgcgaagaagaggaggaggatgaagaggaagacaaagaagaggaggaggaagagaaggcagaTGAAAAGGGACCAGAAGGGTGTGTGGGGGTACCAGGGTCCGCACCACACAGGGACACAGCTcattcccttccccacccctga